In Nymphaea colorata isolate Beijing-Zhang1983 chromosome 3, ASM883128v2, whole genome shotgun sequence, a genomic segment contains:
- the LOC116251195 gene encoding uncharacterized protein LOC116251195, giving the protein MTFFNIRRTCHRFFTRPTKIFRNPSRAFFSPGIAWPQFPAPNSIIPRFQSFDSRIGRFFCTDRVVYDLLAEVEREKQREREERRRRGEQVDYAEEEEDYMGVGPLIEKLKKKSAKEAREVDGFEEWTESDSSDDDDRYSPEESNKRADLFEKKFKKHQEMIKNLVEAETFDDAFKWMNKIDKFEEKHLSLPLEYRVIGELINRLKEATGKDRFILLQKLNRAVRLVEWKEAYDPNNPANYGVIQHEQVGPSVDLLEHAGFEKEKQIIQGAENDDDDEDFLEDKDDVLLEKLNAIDRQIEQKLLELDHTFGKKGKVLEEEIRDLAEERNSLTEKKRRPLYRKGFDVKLIDVNRTCKVTKGGQVIKYTALLACGNYHGVIGFAKAKGPAVPIALQKAYEKCFQNLHYVERYEDHTIPHAIQTNYKKTKIYLWPAPTTTGMKAGRTVETILHLAGYKNVKSKVIGSRNPHNTVKAVFKALNAIETPKDVQEKFGRTVVEKYLL; this is encoded by the exons ATGACGTTCTTCAATATCAGAAGAACTTGCCATCGGTTTTTCACGCGACCAACCAAAATTTTCCGCAACCCTTCAAGGGCCTTCTTCAGTCCCGGCATTGCTTGGCCCCAATTTCCAGCGCCCAACTCGATTATTCCGAGATTTCAAAGTTTCGACAGTCGAATTGGCCGTTTTTTCTGCACAGACAGAGTGGTCTATGATCTCCTCGcggaggtagagagagagaagcagcgGGAAAGAGAAGAGCGGCGACGCAGGGGGGAGCAGGTCGATTACGCCGAAGAGGAGGAGGACTACATGGGCGTGGGGCCGCTCATAGAGAAGCTCAAGAAGAAGAGCGCAAAGGAAGCCAGGGAGGTCGATGGGTTCGAGGAGTGGACGGAATCGGATAGCAGCGACGATGATGATAGGTACTCGCCGGAGGAATCAAACAAACGCGCTGACCTGTTCGAGAAGAAGTTCAAGAAGCACCAGGAGATGATCAAGAATCTTGTTGAAGCAG AAACTTTTGATGATGCCTTCAAATGGATGAACAAAATTGACAAATTTGAGGAGAAACATCTTTCACTACCACTGGAGTACAGGGTTATTGGTGAGCTCATTAATCGACTCAAAGAAGCAACTGGAAAGGATAGGTTCATTCTCCTTCAAAAGTTGAATCGTGCTGTAAGATTAGTGGAATGGAAGGAGGCCTATGACCCAAACAATCCGGCAAACTATGGAGTCATCCAACACGAGCAGGTTGGACCTTCTGTCGACCTTCTAGAACATGCGGGATTTGAAAAGGAGAAGCAAATCATTCAAGGAGCTGAAAATGATGACGACGACGAAGATTTCCTTGAAGATAAGGATGATGTGCTTTTAGAAAAGCTTAATGCTATTGACAGGCAGATTGAACAGAAGCTTTTGGAGCTTGATCATACTTTTGGGAAGAAGGGTAAGGTTCTGGAGGAGGAGATCAGAGATCTGGCAGAGGAGAGAAACTCTTTGactgagaaaaagagaagaccTTTGTACCGAAAG GGATTTGATGTCAAGCTGATAGATGTTAACCGGACGTGCAAAGTGACAAAG GGAGGGCAAGTAATAAAGTATACTGCTTTATTAGCTTGTGGTAACTATCATGGGGTTATTGGCTTTGCTAAAGCAAAAGGTCCTGCAGTTCCAATTGCTCTTCAGAAG GCGTATGAAAAATGCTTCCAGAATCTCCATTACGTAGAAAGGTATGAGGATCATACAATTCCACATGCCATCCAGACAAACTATAAGAAGACCAAG ATCTACTTGTGGCCTGCTCCAACAACTACTGGAATGAAGGCAGGCAGGACAGTAGAAACTATCCTACATCTGGCTGGTTATAAGAATGTCAAATCAAAG GTTATTGGTTCCAGAAATCCACATAACACTGTCAAAGCGGTCTTCAAAGCTCTTAATGCT ATTGAAACTCCAAAGGATGTCCAGGAGAAGTTTGGTCGAACAGTTGTTGAGAAATATTTGCTTTA